The Triticum urartu cultivar G1812 unplaced genomic scaffold, Tu2.1 TuUngrouped_contig_5870, whole genome shotgun sequence DNA window AGTATCATTAGGGACCGTCTCGCCTCTACATCCTCCGGAGGAAGTAACCTATCAATTTCAATAGTTTTTTCCAGCACCCATGAAGTAACACCATCAGAATCGGTCTTCCTCTTCCACAATTGGGCATTGAAGCCTGACAAAAAGAGGAAACCAAGCCCACCGCCATCTGCCCTTATAACTGAGAAGAAGTAACTGCCGCTCCCTAAATCCAAGCCCGCAGGCACAGGTATCAAGGATAGCCTCTTCCTATCAAGACCAAACTCAAGAATCCCAACCGAATTGAGCAACCAGCATATGAAATCCCCAACCATCACAGCAGTCTTGTTGACAGAAACAATGGCATGCTTGGATGGAAGCGGTGTCGAGATGGGATCACCCCACGCACCAATTTCCGACGAGTAAACGTAGGCAATCGCTTCTGTAATTTGTCCCTCCTCACCATCAGTGCCTACCAAGACCACCTGGAAGTGGTCGTCGTCTCCGGCACCGCGAAGCACCGTCCCGCTGATCGGGGCTCCAACAATTTTGAGCCCCGGTGGAACGGCGACGCGGCGCCGGTCGCCGGTGACAGGGTCCCAGACCAGGACCTGCGTGTGCGCTCTGTTGAGGACTAGCACGAGGCCATGGCGGCATCCAAGGAGGTCGTAGCAGTCGTCACCCTTGTTCCATCGCCAGGAGAGGCGTTCGGGTGGGATCCGATTTGGGGCGTCGAGGGAAGGCTCGAAGCGGGGCTCGAAGCGGCCCCTCAGCTCGACGCGGAAGAAACCGAGGAGGGGAGGGTTgaggcggtggtggcggcggaaGCGGCGCGAGAAGGCCGATTCGGAGGCGACGCTGCGCCAGCGCTTGGAGACGAGGGATGCGCGGGGGAGGGAGGACGGCTGCGGGGGGAGACGGAGGAGGATCTCCGGCAGCAGATCGTCGTCGTCCAGCAGCTCCGGCGCCGCCGACGGCGAGCGGGCGCTGCTCATCTCGCCCTACTCGTGCGGCTGCGGGGTGTGTGTGGTGGGCTGAGGGCCTGAGGCTCGTCTTGCCCTAGTGAATGAAACGTAGTGCAGGCCGTGAAAGCGACGACAAAGCCCACGACGATGGATTTTTCTAACTATACAGAAGAAGAAAATCCCCTAAAAAAActaaagaagaagaaaataagTTCTAAAAAAAAAGTTGATCGACATTTTAACTCTCCGGCCTTTTTTTTGCAAGGAATATGAGAGTTTTATTCCATAATTAGAG harbors:
- the LOC125529818 gene encoding uncharacterized protein LOC125529818 — protein: MSSARSPSAAPELLDDDDLLPEILLRLPPQPSSLPRASLVSKRWRSVASESAFSRRFRRHHRLNPPLLGFFRVELRGRFEPRFEPSLDAPNRIPPERLSWRWNKGDDCYDLLGCRHGLVLVLNRAHTQVLVWDPVTGDRRRVAVPPGLKIVGAPISGTVLRGAGDDDHFQVVLVGTDGEEGQITEAIAYVYSSEIGAWGDPISTPLPSKHAIVSVNKTAVMVGDFICWLLNSVGILEFGLDRKRLSLIPVPAGLDLGSGSYFFSVIRADGGGLGFLFLSGFNAQLWKRKTDSDGVTSWVLEKTIEIDRLLPPEDVEARRSLMILAYAEDNDMALMWTGVGLRGGLFTIQLKSLKFEELLRNTTLGYFHLFESVYAAETCIGGGAGLLHNR